A genomic window from Populus alba chromosome 19, ASM523922v2, whole genome shotgun sequence includes:
- the LOC118056516 gene encoding uncharacterized protein, which yields MGLSKKLSRKSSRDSDDFEEFDDMESEQLLTTMEDYDDDREDDEDEEDEEEEDGEEEEEDEDAEGGEEGEDKEEEDEESGKDGEMEDLEKEYMNLRNQEQDIWKNLKRHKDEDLIKGQAVKNQKALWDKTLEFRFLLQKAFANSNRLPQEPVRSSFCDSDEVVGMAYADVITSSKKTLESLLELQEALLEKNPSISQSSNGDSGQVTKKHSKDSTNLDAEEDIDWLRISEMQKRIAPFRNKSIDKWQRKTQVITGAAAMTGKLQAFNQNISEQVAAYTRDPTKMVKQMQQRRSTIGVFGAVPEVMGNARGEETCPDGDPELLNDTEFYQQLLKEFLENVDPSSTETTFYALKRLQTKKRKIVDRRASKSRKIRYNVHEKIVNFMAPQPMNIPPMAPKVFENLFGLKTQKPAVDS from the exons ATGGGGTTATCCAAGAAGCTGTCAAGGAAATCAAGCAGAGACAGTGacgattttgaagagtttgatgACATGGAAAGCGAGCAGCTTCTTACTACC atggaagattatgatgatgatAGGGAAGACGACGAAGATGAAgaggatgaggaggaggaggatggcgaagaagaagaggaagatgagGACGCGGAGGGTGGAGAAGAAGGAGaggataaagaagaagaagacgaagagaGTGGAAAAGATGGCGAGATGGAAGACCTTGAGAAAGAATATATGAATCTTCGCAATCAAGAGCA aGATATATGGAAGAATCTTAAACGCCACAAGGATGAAGATCTCATTAAAGGTCAAGCAGTGAAGAACCAGAAG GCTCTCTGGGACAAAACTCTTGAGTTCAGATTCTTACTTCAAAAAGCATTCGCAAACTCAAACAGATTACCGCAG GAACCAGTTAGGTCTTCATTTTGTGATTCTGATGAAGTAGTTGGGATGGCATATGCTGACGTGATTACCTCATCCAAGAAGACTTTGGAATCTCTACTGGAACTACAAGAG GCTTTGCTTGAGAAGAATCCATCAATTTCTCAATCTTCTAATG GTGATTCTGGACAGGTCACTAAGAAGCATTCAAAAGATTCGACAAATTTGGATGCCGAAGAGGATATAGATTGGTTAAGAATTTCTGAGATGCAAAAGAG AATAGCTCCTTTCCGAAACAAATCGATAGATAAATGGCAGAGAAAGACACAGGTGATAACTGGTGCTGCTGCTATGACAGGAAAATTGCAGGCTTTTAATCAG AATATCAGTGAACAAGTTGCTGCTTATACGAGGGATCCAACTAAAATGGTCAAGCAAATGCAACAAAGAAGATCAACCATTGGTGTTTTTGGAGCC GTTCCTGAGGTGATGGGCAATGCCAGGGGAGAG GAAACATGTCCTGATGGTGATCCTGAACTTCTAAATGACACCGAATTTTATCAGCAGTTATTGAAAGAATTTTTGGAGAATGTCGACCCCTCATCCACCG AGACAACCTTTTATGCTCTAAAAAGGTTGCAAACTAAGAAGAGAAAGATTGTTGATCGGCGTGCTTCAAAGAGTCGAAAGATCAG GTACAACGTCCATGAAAAGATTGTCAATTTCATGGCACCTCAGCCAATGAACATTCCTCCCATGGCCCCAAAAGTATTTGAGAATTTATTTGGATTGAAGACACAAAAGCCTGCTGTAGATTCATAA